One Coregonus clupeaformis isolate EN_2021a chromosome 21, ASM2061545v1, whole genome shotgun sequence DNA window includes the following coding sequences:
- the LOC121534916 gene encoding nucleolar transcription factor 1-A isoform X1 codes for MNSSSSVPSASQTVQIKTEPVVDAWSKEDCLTLLERIRSLLPDGDAMKYKTTESHFDWQKVCFGDFTGDMCKQKWAKVSTEVRKFRTMTELIVDVTEFVKNPYKGKKLKTHPDFPKKPLTPYFQFFMEKRAKYAKIHPEMSNLDLTKILSKKYKELPDKKKQKYITEFQREKESFEKNMARFKEDHPELIEERKKSDLPEKPKTPQQLWYNHEKKTYMKLHPDVSQKELKEALRRQWSQLSDKKRLKWISKALELQKDYAGSMRVYQEAHPDAEEHVKSVLTKAERQLKDKFDGRPTKPPPNGYSLYCAELMVNMKDVPSTERMVLCSKQWKIMTQKEKDMFQKRCEQKKKQYEIDLQRFLESLPEEERDRVMTEEKLGGSRLGMGAAASPHRAKSTSAKERCREAELEHWVHAGLTAKEKRDGKKRTKLPETPKTAEEMWQQSVIGDYLAKYRSDRKKAQSAMESAWKDMEKKEKIPWIKKAAEDQKRYEVQYRPVRELLEFRTPQSGAGQRKPKFEGEPKKPPVSGYQMFSQELLTNGELNHFSLKERMVEIGKRWHKLSQSHKDKYKKLVEEQQIGYKAELEAWVKSLSPQERAVYREFSTTKRRSTTKVRGAQGAKVCVTATVKGKAVGARAAAAGVGGGKRAMAYRAKQDTSDSDDDKTDSSDSDDDEESSGSSDSEDDDDDENDDDDDPSEGSSSSSSEDSSDSDSD; via the exons ATgaacagcagcagcagtgtgCCCTCTGCCTCCCAGACCGTCCAGATAAAAACCGAGCCAG TTGTGGATGCATGGAGTAAGGAGGACTGCCTCACACTTTTGGAGAGGATTCGGAGCCTGTTGCCTGATGGTGACGCCATGAAATACAAGACCACCGAGTCCCACTTTGACTGGCAGAAGGTCTGCTTCGGAGACTTCACCGGCGACATGTGCAAGCAGAAGTGGGCGAAGGTGTCTACTGAG GTGCGTAAGTTTAGGACTATGACAGAGCTCATAGTTGACGTCACTGAGTTTGTGAAGAACCCTTACAAAGGGAAGAAATTGAAG ACACACCCAGACTTCCCAAAGAAACCCCTTACACCGTATTTCCAGTTCTTTATGGAGAAGCGAGCTAAGTATGCCAAGATCCACCCGGAGATGAGCAACCTTGACCTCACCAAGATTCTGTCCAAGAAATACAAGGAGCTCCCAGACAAGAAAAAA CAAAAGTACATCACAGAGTTTCAGCGGGAGAAGGAGTCCTTTGAGAAGAATATGGCCCGATTCAA AGAGGACCACCCGGAGTtgatagaggagagaaagaagtcgGACCTTCCTGAGAAGCCCAAGACGCCCCAGCAGCTGTGGTACAACCATGAGAAGAAGACCTACATGAAGCTCCACCCCGAT GTGAGCCAGAAGGAGCTGAAGGAGGCTCTGAGGAGacagtggtcccagctctcagacAAGAAGAGACTCAAATGGATCAGCAAGGCCCTGGAGCTGCAAAAAGACTATGCG GGTAGTATGAGAGTCTACCAAGAGGCCCATCCAGATGCTGAAGAGCACGTCAAGTCCGTCCTCACCAAAGCTGAGCGGCAGCTCAAGGACAAGTTTGACGGCAGGCCAACCAAACCACCGCC GAATGGTTACTCCCTATACTGTGCCGAGCTGATGGTGAACATGAAGGATGTTCCCAGTACGGAGCGTATGGTGCTGTGCAGTAAGCAGTGGAAGATAATGACGCAGAAGGAGAAGGACATGTTTCAGAAACGCTGCGAGCAG AAAAAAAAGCAGTATGAAATTGACCTACAGAGGTTTCTAGAG AGTCTcccggaggaggagagggaccgcGTGATGACGGAGGAGAAGCTGGGGGGCTCCCGGCTTGGCATGGGGGCTGCTGCCAGCCCGCATAGAGCCAAGTCCACCTCCGCCAAG GAGCGCTGTCGTGAAGCTGAGCTGGAGCACTGGGTGCACGCAGGCCTGACGGCGAAAGAGAAGCGCGACGGCAAGAAGAGGACCAAACTCCCCGAGACGCCTAAGACTGCCGAGGAGATGTGGCAACAGAGCGTCATAGGAGACTACCTGGCCAAGTACAGG AGTGACCGCAAGAAGGCCCAGAGTGCCATGGAGTCGGCTTGGAAGGACATGGAGAAGAAGGAAAAGATCCCGTGGATCAAGAAGGCGGCTGAGGACCAGAAGCGTTACGAGGTTCAGTACCGGCCCGTG AGGGAATTGTTGGAGTTTAGAACGCCCCAGTCAGGAGCAGGCCAGAGGAAACCCAAGTTTGAAGGGGAGCCCAAGAAGCCACCAGT gagtGGCTACCAGATGTTCTCCCAGGAGCTGCTGACCAACGGCGAGCTGAACCACTTCAGCCTGAAGGAGCGCATGGTGGAGATCGGCAAGCGCTGGCACAAGCTCAGCCAGAGCCACAAGGACAAGTACAAAAAGCTGGTGGAGGAGCAGCAGATCGGGTACAAGGCCGAGCTGGAGGCCTGGGTCAAG tctctctctccccaggagcGAGCGGTTTATAGAGAGTTCTCCACCACG AAACGGCGGAGCACCACCAAGGTGCGGGGGGCCCAGGGGGCCAAGGTGTGCGTGACGGCGACAGTGAAGGGGAAGGCGGTAGGTGCCAGAGCCGCAGCAGCAGGGGTCGGGGGGGGCAAGCGGGCCATGGCGTACCGGGCCAAG CAGGATACGTCCGACTCGGACGATGACAAGACGGACTCGTCAGACTCTGATGACGACGAAGAATCGTCCGGCAGCTCCGACAGTGAAGATGACGACGATGATGAG aaTGATGATGACGACGACCCATCCGAGGGCTCCAGCAGCTCTTCCTCAGAGGACAGCAGTGACTCGGACTCAGACTAG
- the LOC121534916 gene encoding nucleolar transcription factor 1 isoform X3: protein MNSSSSVPSASQTVQIKTEPVVDAWSKEDCLTLLERIRSLLPDGDAMKYKTTESHFDWQKVCFGDFTGDMCKQKWAKVSTEVRKFRTMTELIVDVTEFVKNPYKGKKLKTHPDFPKKPLTPYFQFFMEKRAKYAKIHPEMSNLDLTKILSKKYKELPDKKKQKYITEFQREKESFEKNMARFKEDHPELIEERKKSDLPEKPKTPQQLWYNHEKKTYMKLHPDVSQKELKEALRRQWSQLSDKKRLKWISKALELQKDYAGSMRVYQEAHPDAEEHVKSVLTKAERQLKDKFDGRPTKPPPNGYSLYCAELMVNMKDVPSTERMVLCSKQWKIMTQKEKDMFQKRCEQKKKQYEIDLQRFLESLPEEERDRVMTEEKLGGSRLGMGAAASPHRAKSTSAKERCREAELEHWVHAGLTAKEKRDGKKRTKLPETPKTAEEMWQQSVIGDYLAKYRSDRKKAQSAMESAWKDMEKKEKIPWIKKAAEDQKRYERELLEFRTPQSGAGQRKPKFEGEPKKPPVSGYQMFSQELLTNGELNHFSLKERMVEIGKRWHKLSQSHKDKYKKLVEEQQIGYKAELEAWVKSLSPQERAVYREFSTTKRRSTTKVRGAQGAKVCVTATVKGKAVGARAAAAGVGGGKRAMAYRAKQDTSDSDDDKTDSSDSDDDEESSGSSDSEDDDDDENDDDDDPSEGSSSSSSEDSSDSDSD from the exons ATgaacagcagcagcagtgtgCCCTCTGCCTCCCAGACCGTCCAGATAAAAACCGAGCCAG TTGTGGATGCATGGAGTAAGGAGGACTGCCTCACACTTTTGGAGAGGATTCGGAGCCTGTTGCCTGATGGTGACGCCATGAAATACAAGACCACCGAGTCCCACTTTGACTGGCAGAAGGTCTGCTTCGGAGACTTCACCGGCGACATGTGCAAGCAGAAGTGGGCGAAGGTGTCTACTGAG GTGCGTAAGTTTAGGACTATGACAGAGCTCATAGTTGACGTCACTGAGTTTGTGAAGAACCCTTACAAAGGGAAGAAATTGAAG ACACACCCAGACTTCCCAAAGAAACCCCTTACACCGTATTTCCAGTTCTTTATGGAGAAGCGAGCTAAGTATGCCAAGATCCACCCGGAGATGAGCAACCTTGACCTCACCAAGATTCTGTCCAAGAAATACAAGGAGCTCCCAGACAAGAAAAAA CAAAAGTACATCACAGAGTTTCAGCGGGAGAAGGAGTCCTTTGAGAAGAATATGGCCCGATTCAA AGAGGACCACCCGGAGTtgatagaggagagaaagaagtcgGACCTTCCTGAGAAGCCCAAGACGCCCCAGCAGCTGTGGTACAACCATGAGAAGAAGACCTACATGAAGCTCCACCCCGAT GTGAGCCAGAAGGAGCTGAAGGAGGCTCTGAGGAGacagtggtcccagctctcagacAAGAAGAGACTCAAATGGATCAGCAAGGCCCTGGAGCTGCAAAAAGACTATGCG GGTAGTATGAGAGTCTACCAAGAGGCCCATCCAGATGCTGAAGAGCACGTCAAGTCCGTCCTCACCAAAGCTGAGCGGCAGCTCAAGGACAAGTTTGACGGCAGGCCAACCAAACCACCGCC GAATGGTTACTCCCTATACTGTGCCGAGCTGATGGTGAACATGAAGGATGTTCCCAGTACGGAGCGTATGGTGCTGTGCAGTAAGCAGTGGAAGATAATGACGCAGAAGGAGAAGGACATGTTTCAGAAACGCTGCGAGCAG AAAAAAAAGCAGTATGAAATTGACCTACAGAGGTTTCTAGAG AGTCTcccggaggaggagagggaccgcGTGATGACGGAGGAGAAGCTGGGGGGCTCCCGGCTTGGCATGGGGGCTGCTGCCAGCCCGCATAGAGCCAAGTCCACCTCCGCCAAG GAGCGCTGTCGTGAAGCTGAGCTGGAGCACTGGGTGCACGCAGGCCTGACGGCGAAAGAGAAGCGCGACGGCAAGAAGAGGACCAAACTCCCCGAGACGCCTAAGACTGCCGAGGAGATGTGGCAACAGAGCGTCATAGGAGACTACCTGGCCAAGTACAGG AGTGACCGCAAGAAGGCCCAGAGTGCCATGGAGTCGGCTTGGAAGGACATGGAGAAGAAGGAAAAGATCCCGTGGATCAAGAAGGCGGCTGAGGACCAGAAGCGTTACGAG AGGGAATTGTTGGAGTTTAGAACGCCCCAGTCAGGAGCAGGCCAGAGGAAACCCAAGTTTGAAGGGGAGCCCAAGAAGCCACCAGT gagtGGCTACCAGATGTTCTCCCAGGAGCTGCTGACCAACGGCGAGCTGAACCACTTCAGCCTGAAGGAGCGCATGGTGGAGATCGGCAAGCGCTGGCACAAGCTCAGCCAGAGCCACAAGGACAAGTACAAAAAGCTGGTGGAGGAGCAGCAGATCGGGTACAAGGCCGAGCTGGAGGCCTGGGTCAAG tctctctctccccaggagcGAGCGGTTTATAGAGAGTTCTCCACCACG AAACGGCGGAGCACCACCAAGGTGCGGGGGGCCCAGGGGGCCAAGGTGTGCGTGACGGCGACAGTGAAGGGGAAGGCGGTAGGTGCCAGAGCCGCAGCAGCAGGGGTCGGGGGGGGCAAGCGGGCCATGGCGTACCGGGCCAAG CAGGATACGTCCGACTCGGACGATGACAAGACGGACTCGTCAGACTCTGATGACGACGAAGAATCGTCCGGCAGCTCCGACAGTGAAGATGACGACGATGATGAG aaTGATGATGACGACGACCCATCCGAGGGCTCCAGCAGCTCTTCCTCAGAGGACAGCAGTGACTCGGACTCAGACTAG
- the LOC121534916 gene encoding nucleolar transcription factor 1-A isoform X4 translates to MNSSSSVPSASQTVQIKTEPVVDAWSKEDCLTLLERIRSLLPDGDAMKYKTTESHFDWQKVCFGDFTGDMCKQKWAKVSTEVRKFRTMTELIVDVTEFVKNPYKGKKLKTHPDFPKKPLTPYFQFFMEKRAKYAKIHPEMSNLDLTKILSKKYKELPDKKKQKYITEFQREKESFEKNMARFKEDHPELIEERKKSDLPEKPKTPQQLWYNHEKKTYMKLHPDVSQKELKEALRRQWSQLSDKKRLKWISKALELQKDYAGSMRVYQEAHPDAEEHVKSVLTKAERQLKDKFDGRPTKPPPNGYSLYCAELMVNMKDVPSTERMVLCSKQWKIMTQKEKDMFQKRCEQKKKQYEIDLQRFLESLPEEERDRVMTEEKLGGSRLGMGAAASPHRAKSTSAKERCREAELEHWVHAGLTAKEKRDGKKRTKLPETPKTAEEMWQQSVIGDYLAKYRSDRKKAQSAMESAWKDMEKKEKIPWIKKAAEDQKRYEVQYRPVRELLEFRTPQSGAGQRKPKFEGEPKKPPVSGYQMFSQELLTNGELNHFSLKERMVEIGKRWHKLSQSHKDKYKKLVEEQQIGYKAELEAWVKSLSPQERAVYREFSTTKRRSTTKVRGAQGAKVCVTATVKGKADTSDSDDDKTDSSDSDDDEESSGSSDSEDDDDDENDDDDDPSEGSSSSSSEDSSDSDSD, encoded by the exons ATgaacagcagcagcagtgtgCCCTCTGCCTCCCAGACCGTCCAGATAAAAACCGAGCCAG TTGTGGATGCATGGAGTAAGGAGGACTGCCTCACACTTTTGGAGAGGATTCGGAGCCTGTTGCCTGATGGTGACGCCATGAAATACAAGACCACCGAGTCCCACTTTGACTGGCAGAAGGTCTGCTTCGGAGACTTCACCGGCGACATGTGCAAGCAGAAGTGGGCGAAGGTGTCTACTGAG GTGCGTAAGTTTAGGACTATGACAGAGCTCATAGTTGACGTCACTGAGTTTGTGAAGAACCCTTACAAAGGGAAGAAATTGAAG ACACACCCAGACTTCCCAAAGAAACCCCTTACACCGTATTTCCAGTTCTTTATGGAGAAGCGAGCTAAGTATGCCAAGATCCACCCGGAGATGAGCAACCTTGACCTCACCAAGATTCTGTCCAAGAAATACAAGGAGCTCCCAGACAAGAAAAAA CAAAAGTACATCACAGAGTTTCAGCGGGAGAAGGAGTCCTTTGAGAAGAATATGGCCCGATTCAA AGAGGACCACCCGGAGTtgatagaggagagaaagaagtcgGACCTTCCTGAGAAGCCCAAGACGCCCCAGCAGCTGTGGTACAACCATGAGAAGAAGACCTACATGAAGCTCCACCCCGAT GTGAGCCAGAAGGAGCTGAAGGAGGCTCTGAGGAGacagtggtcccagctctcagacAAGAAGAGACTCAAATGGATCAGCAAGGCCCTGGAGCTGCAAAAAGACTATGCG GGTAGTATGAGAGTCTACCAAGAGGCCCATCCAGATGCTGAAGAGCACGTCAAGTCCGTCCTCACCAAAGCTGAGCGGCAGCTCAAGGACAAGTTTGACGGCAGGCCAACCAAACCACCGCC GAATGGTTACTCCCTATACTGTGCCGAGCTGATGGTGAACATGAAGGATGTTCCCAGTACGGAGCGTATGGTGCTGTGCAGTAAGCAGTGGAAGATAATGACGCAGAAGGAGAAGGACATGTTTCAGAAACGCTGCGAGCAG AAAAAAAAGCAGTATGAAATTGACCTACAGAGGTTTCTAGAG AGTCTcccggaggaggagagggaccgcGTGATGACGGAGGAGAAGCTGGGGGGCTCCCGGCTTGGCATGGGGGCTGCTGCCAGCCCGCATAGAGCCAAGTCCACCTCCGCCAAG GAGCGCTGTCGTGAAGCTGAGCTGGAGCACTGGGTGCACGCAGGCCTGACGGCGAAAGAGAAGCGCGACGGCAAGAAGAGGACCAAACTCCCCGAGACGCCTAAGACTGCCGAGGAGATGTGGCAACAGAGCGTCATAGGAGACTACCTGGCCAAGTACAGG AGTGACCGCAAGAAGGCCCAGAGTGCCATGGAGTCGGCTTGGAAGGACATGGAGAAGAAGGAAAAGATCCCGTGGATCAAGAAGGCGGCTGAGGACCAGAAGCGTTACGAGGTTCAGTACCGGCCCGTG AGGGAATTGTTGGAGTTTAGAACGCCCCAGTCAGGAGCAGGCCAGAGGAAACCCAAGTTTGAAGGGGAGCCCAAGAAGCCACCAGT gagtGGCTACCAGATGTTCTCCCAGGAGCTGCTGACCAACGGCGAGCTGAACCACTTCAGCCTGAAGGAGCGCATGGTGGAGATCGGCAAGCGCTGGCACAAGCTCAGCCAGAGCCACAAGGACAAGTACAAAAAGCTGGTGGAGGAGCAGCAGATCGGGTACAAGGCCGAGCTGGAGGCCTGGGTCAAG tctctctctccccaggagcGAGCGGTTTATAGAGAGTTCTCCACCACG AAACGGCGGAGCACCACCAAGGTGCGGGGGGCCCAGGGGGCCAAGGTGTGCGTGACGGCGACAGTGAAGGGGAAGGCG GATACGTCCGACTCGGACGATGACAAGACGGACTCGTCAGACTCTGATGACGACGAAGAATCGTCCGGCAGCTCCGACAGTGAAGATGACGACGATGATGAG aaTGATGATGACGACGACCCATCCGAGGGCTCCAGCAGCTCTTCCTCAGAGGACAGCAGTGACTCGGACTCAGACTAG
- the LOC121534916 gene encoding nucleolar transcription factor 1-A isoform X2 has product MNSSSSVPSASQTVQIKTEPVVDAWSKEDCLTLLERIRSLLPDGDAMKYKTTESHFDWQKVCFGDFTGDMCKQKWAKVSTEVRKFRTMTELIVDVTEFVKNPYKGKKLKTHPDFPKKPLTPYFQFFMEKRAKYAKIHPEMSNLDLTKILSKKYKELPDKKKQKYITEFQREKESFEKNMARFKEDHPELIEERKKSDLPEKPKTPQQLWYNHEKKTYMKLHPDVSQKELKEALRRQWSQLSDKKRLKWISKALELQKDYAGSMRVYQEAHPDAEEHVKSVLTKAERQLKDKFDGRPTKPPPNGYSLYCAELMVNMKDVPSTERMVLCSKQWKIMTQKEKDMFQKRCEQKKKQYEIDLQRFLESLPEEERDRVMTEEKLGGSRLGMGAAASPHRAKSTSAKERCREAELEHWVHAGLTAKEKRDGKKRTKLPETPKTAEEMWQQSVIGDYLAKYRSDRKKAQSAMESAWKDMEKKEKIPWIKKAAEDQKRYEVQYRPVRELLEFRTPQSGAGQRKPKFEGEPKKPPVSGYQMFSQELLTNGELNHFSLKERMVEIGKRWHKLSQSHKDKYKKLVEEQQIGYKAELEAWVKSLSPQERAVYREFSTTKRRSTTKVRGAQGAKVCVTATVKGKAVGARAAAAGVGGGKRAMAYRAKDTSDSDDDKTDSSDSDDDEESSGSSDSEDDDDDENDDDDDPSEGSSSSSSEDSSDSDSD; this is encoded by the exons ATgaacagcagcagcagtgtgCCCTCTGCCTCCCAGACCGTCCAGATAAAAACCGAGCCAG TTGTGGATGCATGGAGTAAGGAGGACTGCCTCACACTTTTGGAGAGGATTCGGAGCCTGTTGCCTGATGGTGACGCCATGAAATACAAGACCACCGAGTCCCACTTTGACTGGCAGAAGGTCTGCTTCGGAGACTTCACCGGCGACATGTGCAAGCAGAAGTGGGCGAAGGTGTCTACTGAG GTGCGTAAGTTTAGGACTATGACAGAGCTCATAGTTGACGTCACTGAGTTTGTGAAGAACCCTTACAAAGGGAAGAAATTGAAG ACACACCCAGACTTCCCAAAGAAACCCCTTACACCGTATTTCCAGTTCTTTATGGAGAAGCGAGCTAAGTATGCCAAGATCCACCCGGAGATGAGCAACCTTGACCTCACCAAGATTCTGTCCAAGAAATACAAGGAGCTCCCAGACAAGAAAAAA CAAAAGTACATCACAGAGTTTCAGCGGGAGAAGGAGTCCTTTGAGAAGAATATGGCCCGATTCAA AGAGGACCACCCGGAGTtgatagaggagagaaagaagtcgGACCTTCCTGAGAAGCCCAAGACGCCCCAGCAGCTGTGGTACAACCATGAGAAGAAGACCTACATGAAGCTCCACCCCGAT GTGAGCCAGAAGGAGCTGAAGGAGGCTCTGAGGAGacagtggtcccagctctcagacAAGAAGAGACTCAAATGGATCAGCAAGGCCCTGGAGCTGCAAAAAGACTATGCG GGTAGTATGAGAGTCTACCAAGAGGCCCATCCAGATGCTGAAGAGCACGTCAAGTCCGTCCTCACCAAAGCTGAGCGGCAGCTCAAGGACAAGTTTGACGGCAGGCCAACCAAACCACCGCC GAATGGTTACTCCCTATACTGTGCCGAGCTGATGGTGAACATGAAGGATGTTCCCAGTACGGAGCGTATGGTGCTGTGCAGTAAGCAGTGGAAGATAATGACGCAGAAGGAGAAGGACATGTTTCAGAAACGCTGCGAGCAG AAAAAAAAGCAGTATGAAATTGACCTACAGAGGTTTCTAGAG AGTCTcccggaggaggagagggaccgcGTGATGACGGAGGAGAAGCTGGGGGGCTCCCGGCTTGGCATGGGGGCTGCTGCCAGCCCGCATAGAGCCAAGTCCACCTCCGCCAAG GAGCGCTGTCGTGAAGCTGAGCTGGAGCACTGGGTGCACGCAGGCCTGACGGCGAAAGAGAAGCGCGACGGCAAGAAGAGGACCAAACTCCCCGAGACGCCTAAGACTGCCGAGGAGATGTGGCAACAGAGCGTCATAGGAGACTACCTGGCCAAGTACAGG AGTGACCGCAAGAAGGCCCAGAGTGCCATGGAGTCGGCTTGGAAGGACATGGAGAAGAAGGAAAAGATCCCGTGGATCAAGAAGGCGGCTGAGGACCAGAAGCGTTACGAGGTTCAGTACCGGCCCGTG AGGGAATTGTTGGAGTTTAGAACGCCCCAGTCAGGAGCAGGCCAGAGGAAACCCAAGTTTGAAGGGGAGCCCAAGAAGCCACCAGT gagtGGCTACCAGATGTTCTCCCAGGAGCTGCTGACCAACGGCGAGCTGAACCACTTCAGCCTGAAGGAGCGCATGGTGGAGATCGGCAAGCGCTGGCACAAGCTCAGCCAGAGCCACAAGGACAAGTACAAAAAGCTGGTGGAGGAGCAGCAGATCGGGTACAAGGCCGAGCTGGAGGCCTGGGTCAAG tctctctctccccaggagcGAGCGGTTTATAGAGAGTTCTCCACCACG AAACGGCGGAGCACCACCAAGGTGCGGGGGGCCCAGGGGGCCAAGGTGTGCGTGACGGCGACAGTGAAGGGGAAGGCGGTAGGTGCCAGAGCCGCAGCAGCAGGGGTCGGGGGGGGCAAGCGGGCCATGGCGTACCGGGCCAAG GATACGTCCGACTCGGACGATGACAAGACGGACTCGTCAGACTCTGATGACGACGAAGAATCGTCCGGCAGCTCCGACAGTGAAGATGACGACGATGATGAG aaTGATGATGACGACGACCCATCCGAGGGCTCCAGCAGCTCTTCCTCAGAGGACAGCAGTGACTCGGACTCAGACTAG